One Psychrobacillus glaciei genomic region harbors:
- the ezrA gene encoding septation ring formation regulator EzrA, translating into MKYIIPVIIILLIIAIFAFIIRRKHNSEIERLEHEKHQIQNKPILEEMTKVKQLNMNGQTEEMFERWRNTWTEVMDVLMPKIDVLLFDAEENVDKFLFVKASKIEKELQTLISTCDEKMSSILKELEELIGSEEKNRIEMEQLKEQYRAARKTVLAHQYSFGDAVPALESKLESFIPHFEEFDKLTETGNYLSAREIVISVQDDGQKFFRVLNDIPTVLSEIQHKIPASIYELRNGQKEMEESSYYLQHLEMSAKLDGIEEELKELKEAIIELKVIKTIARVEEIKDEIETFYDLLEKEVIAKKYVDQHKEKTASRLEEVTSVTRAVSEEAAYVQQSYRLPEKEAEIPQSCLKELEELHKKFELLSRRVEEEQSAYSSLQEELNDISEEIDRLYDEQDRFANRLKNLRIDENKARAKLDDLKTLLHETDRMLQKANIPGIPEDMDVRLEEAEEHIYVAMQSLQEVPLNMILVDTYLSQAEACMEEVHQKAKEMLENVLLTEKIIQYGNRYRANHPNVHMRLLEAEESFRQLRYAKALEDAATAVEEIEPGALKKIEVLVKEDTLRT; encoded by the coding sequence ATGAAGTATATCATCCCAGTGATTATTATACTTTTAATCATTGCAATTTTTGCATTTATTATAAGACGAAAACATAATTCAGAAATTGAACGATTAGAACATGAAAAGCATCAAATTCAAAACAAACCTATTTTAGAAGAGATGACAAAAGTAAAACAATTAAATATGAATGGTCAAACAGAAGAAATGTTTGAAAGATGGAGAAATACTTGGACGGAAGTAATGGACGTTCTAATGCCTAAAATCGATGTTCTTTTATTTGATGCAGAAGAAAATGTAGACAAGTTTCTATTTGTCAAAGCGTCAAAAATTGAAAAAGAGCTTCAAACTTTAATTTCTACATGTGACGAGAAAATGTCGAGTATATTAAAAGAACTAGAAGAGTTAATTGGCAGTGAAGAGAAGAACCGAATAGAGATGGAACAATTAAAGGAGCAATATCGAGCTGCAAGAAAAACAGTACTAGCACACCAGTATTCATTTGGTGATGCAGTTCCTGCACTAGAATCGAAACTAGAGTCATTTATTCCTCATTTTGAAGAATTTGATAAATTGACGGAAACAGGGAATTACTTAAGTGCACGAGAGATTGTTATTTCTGTTCAAGATGATGGCCAAAAGTTTTTTCGTGTTCTAAATGATATTCCAACAGTACTCTCGGAAATTCAACATAAAATTCCAGCGAGTATTTATGAATTAAGAAATGGTCAAAAAGAAATGGAAGAAAGTTCATACTACTTACAACATCTCGAAATGTCAGCGAAATTAGATGGAATTGAAGAAGAATTGAAGGAATTGAAAGAGGCAATTATTGAACTGAAAGTGATTAAAACAATTGCGAGAGTGGAAGAAATAAAAGATGAAATCGAAACATTCTATGATTTATTGGAAAAAGAAGTAATAGCCAAAAAATATGTAGATCAACATAAAGAAAAAACAGCTAGCCGCCTAGAAGAAGTTACATCGGTTACTCGTGCTGTAAGTGAGGAAGCTGCTTATGTACAACAAAGTTATCGCTTACCAGAAAAAGAAGCAGAAATTCCGCAAAGCTGTTTAAAAGAATTGGAAGAGTTACATAAGAAATTTGAACTACTTTCAAGGCGTGTAGAGGAAGAACAATCAGCCTATTCAAGCTTACAAGAAGAACTAAATGATATATCGGAAGAAATTGATCGCTTATATGACGAGCAAGATCGTTTTGCCAATCGTTTAAAAAATCTTCGTATCGATGAAAACAAAGCACGTGCAAAGCTAGATGATTTAAAAACATTACTTCATGAAACGGATCGTATGCTTCAGAAAGCGAATATTCCTGGAATTCCTGAAGACATGGATGTACGCTTAGAGGAAGCAGAAGAACATATTTATGTAGCTATGCAAAGTCTCCAAGAAGTTCCTTTGAACATGATATTAGTGGATACCTACTTATCGCAAGCAGAAGCTTGTATGGAGGAAGTTCATCAAAAGGCGAAAGAAATGCTTGAAAACGTGTTATTAACGGAGAAGATTATTCAATATGGTAATCGTTATCGAGCAAATCATCCAAATGTTCATATGCGATTACTTGAAGCAGAAGAATCATTTAGACAACTAAGATATGCAAAAGCTTTGGAAGATGCAGCTACTGCAGTCGAAGAGATTGAACCTGGTGCTCTAAAGAAGATTGAAGTGCTTGTGAAAGAAGATACTTTGCGTACATAA
- the megL gene encoding methionine gamma-lyase, with the protein MEKENYQKETLYIHKGYSSINHHDSLAVPLYQTSTFAFETAEQGASRFAGEETGGIYSRLGNPTVKVLEERMAALEYGEGALAFGSGMAAVSAILVHLTKTGDHILCTRGIYGCTFGFLNILKQKYNISHDFSTLATEEEIEAAIKPNTVCIYIETPINPTMEMVDIGLITRVAKKHGIQVVVDNTFSSPYLQNPLELGANFVLHSATKYINGHGDVIAGILVGKKKEEIETIRMSVQKDYGGIISPFDAWLLIRGLKTMHVRMDRHTKNAADLFSFLQTCSMVENIYYPFDENNPQFEIAKKQMKAGGGLISFTVQGGMKNAQKLMNTLNLIKIAVSLGDAETLIQHPSTMTHSVVPEKERLEMGITDGLLRLSVGLENSTDLIEDLQQAFSNL; encoded by the coding sequence ATGGAGAAAGAAAATTATCAAAAGGAAACGTTATATATTCATAAGGGGTATAGTTCTATTAATCATCATGATAGTCTGGCAGTTCCTCTGTATCAAACTTCCACATTTGCATTTGAAACGGCTGAACAAGGTGCAAGTAGATTTGCAGGAGAAGAAACTGGTGGAATTTACTCGAGATTAGGGAATCCGACAGTCAAAGTACTAGAAGAGCGGATGGCCGCACTGGAATACGGGGAAGGAGCTCTCGCATTTGGTTCAGGGATGGCTGCGGTTAGTGCGATTCTAGTTCATTTAACGAAGACCGGAGATCATATTCTTTGTACTCGAGGAATATATGGTTGCACATTCGGCTTTTTAAATATATTGAAGCAAAAGTACAATATTTCACATGACTTTTCAACACTAGCAACAGAAGAAGAGATTGAAGCAGCTATTAAACCAAATACGGTTTGTATTTATATAGAGACTCCCATTAATCCTACAATGGAAATGGTGGATATTGGATTAATAACACGGGTTGCGAAAAAACACGGCATTCAAGTAGTAGTAGATAATACTTTTTCATCTCCTTATTTGCAGAACCCTTTGGAGTTAGGAGCAAATTTTGTATTGCATAGTGCCACTAAATATATTAATGGGCACGGGGATGTTATTGCAGGAATACTTGTTGGTAAGAAAAAAGAAGAAATAGAGACAATACGTATGTCTGTGCAAAAAGATTATGGTGGTATCATTTCTCCATTTGATGCTTGGTTACTTATTCGAGGTTTGAAAACAATGCATGTACGGATGGACCGTCATACGAAAAATGCAGCAGATCTTTTCTCTTTTTTACAAACATGTTCTATGGTAGAAAACATTTACTACCCTTTTGATGAGAACAACCCCCAATTCGAAATTGCCAAAAAACAAATGAAAGCAGGGGGAGGGCTAATTTCATTTACCGTTCAAGGTGGGATGAAAAATGCACAAAAGCTAATGAATACATTAAATTTAATAAAAATCGCTGTAAGTCTTGGAGATGCAGAAACACTAATTCAACATCCTTCAACGATGACTCATTCTGTCGTACCAGAAAAAGAAAGATTAGAAATGGGTATCACAGATGGATTGCTACGCCTATCGGTAGGTCTAGAAAACTCTACAGACTTAATAGAGGATTTACAGCAAGCTTTTTCTAACCTTTAA
- the hisJ gene encoding histidinol-phosphatase HisJ has product MKKDGHIHTPYCPHGTLDSFQDYIEKAIKSGFKEITFTEHAPLPLNFIDPTPDQDSGMNINKLESYLSDLNDLKKQYRKDIIISSGLEIDFISGFEHEIISFLNIYGKYLDDSILSVHFLHFQNTYTCIDFSKNIYLEFIKQVGNPISVYRLYYKTLMDSITSDLGKYKPKRIGHITLVHKFQHALTEKVDDQEEIVSILKEIKNQHLQLDLNSAGLAKPYCLESYPPPPYIIMAKQLGIPLVFGSDAHQVNDLHQFYDEFKLFMENGE; this is encoded by the coding sequence TTGAAAAAAGATGGTCATATCCATACTCCCTACTGTCCGCATGGAACGCTTGACTCATTTCAAGATTATATTGAAAAAGCAATTAAAAGTGGGTTTAAAGAAATAACTTTTACAGAGCATGCCCCTTTACCGTTAAATTTCATCGATCCTACTCCTGATCAAGATAGCGGCATGAATATAAACAAGCTCGAATCTTATTTGTCTGATTTAAATGATTTGAAAAAACAATATAGAAAAGATATTATTATTTCATCTGGATTGGAGATAGATTTTATCTCTGGTTTTGAACATGAGATTATTTCTTTTTTAAATATATACGGGAAATATTTAGACGATTCTATTTTATCCGTGCATTTTTTACATTTTCAAAATACATACACTTGTATTGACTTTTCAAAAAATATTTATTTAGAATTTATCAAACAAGTAGGAAATCCAATCTCCGTGTATAGATTGTATTATAAAACACTTATGGATTCAATAACGAGTGATTTAGGAAAATATAAACCAAAACGAATTGGTCACATAACGCTTGTACATAAATTCCAGCATGCATTGACCGAAAAAGTTGATGACCAAGAGGAAATTGTTTCTATATTAAAAGAAATAAAAAATCAACATCTTCAACTTGACCTAAATAGTGCAGGACTTGCAAAACCCTATTGTTTGGAAAGCTATCCTCCTCCACCCTATATAATTATGGCAAAGCAATTAGGAATTCCTTTAGTGTTCGGTTCAGATGCCCATCAAGTAAACGATTTACATCAATTTTACGACGAATTTAAACTATTTATGGAGAATGGAGAATGA
- a CDS encoding FMN-binding glutamate synthase family protein gives METISISTTLLIIFLVIVPIIAFVFLYFYDRKQKQHAILRNYPILGRMRYILEKTGPELRQYLFDNDNGGEPFNREEYLHMVLPGKYLNSIIGFGSKRNFNEAGYFIRNAMFTKQNEEMRVDNEIMVDTMRYVLDEDNLFSRKEHLEDIPALSWLLPEEDAIIIGPNCKHPFHVRSMLGQSAMSYGALGENAITALSKGIGMAKGAWMNTGEGGLSQHHLAGEADIIAQIGSGLFGFRTENGEFSWERLREKAEIPQVKAFELKLAQGAKMRGGHVEGAKVTEEIAAIRNVTPYKTINSPNRFHQFDDYPTMFDFIDKIRQHSGKPVGIKIVIGSKQDAEELASFMRETGSGPDHISLDGGEGGSGATYQDLADSVGLPLRSSLILLDDALKKYGVRDRVKIIASGKITTPDRAAIALAMGADLVQIARGFMISVGCIMAHKCHTNTCPAGVATTDKKLQQGLVVEEKKYRVTNYILTMREGLFRIASAAGLDSPTKLDRQHVVYKDERGRVFTIE, from the coding sequence ATGGAAACTATTTCGATTTCTACGACATTACTAATTATATTTCTTGTTATCGTACCAATTATTGCTTTTGTCTTTTTATATTTTTATGATCGAAAGCAAAAGCAACATGCTATACTTCGTAATTATCCGATTTTAGGCCGCATGCGCTATATATTGGAGAAAACTGGTCCTGAGCTAAGACAATATTTATTTGATAACGATAATGGAGGAGAACCGTTCAACCGCGAGGAATATTTGCATATGGTTCTGCCAGGAAAATACTTGAACAGTATCATTGGTTTCGGTTCGAAGCGTAATTTTAATGAAGCAGGCTATTTTATTCGAAATGCGATGTTTACGAAACAAAATGAGGAAATGCGCGTGGATAATGAAATCATGGTAGATACAATGCGTTATGTGCTCGATGAAGATAATTTATTTTCAAGGAAAGAGCATTTGGAAGATATCCCTGCATTGTCATGGCTATTACCAGAAGAAGATGCGATTATTATCGGACCTAATTGTAAGCACCCTTTCCATGTTCGTAGTATGCTCGGGCAATCCGCGATGAGTTACGGAGCACTTGGAGAAAATGCAATTACAGCTTTATCGAAAGGTATTGGTATGGCTAAAGGTGCTTGGATGAATACGGGCGAAGGCGGTCTGTCCCAGCATCATTTAGCTGGTGAAGCAGATATTATTGCACAAATTGGGTCAGGTCTATTCGGTTTCCGTACAGAAAATGGAGAATTTAGTTGGGAACGACTTCGTGAGAAAGCGGAAATTCCACAAGTGAAAGCATTTGAACTTAAATTAGCACAAGGAGCTAAAATGCGTGGCGGACACGTTGAAGGAGCGAAAGTGACAGAGGAAATAGCAGCTATCCGAAACGTTACTCCATATAAAACAATCAACAGCCCAAATCGTTTTCACCAATTCGACGACTATCCTACTATGTTCGATTTTATCGATAAAATCCGGCAGCATTCCGGCAAACCAGTAGGTATAAAAATAGTAATTGGAAGCAAACAAGATGCGGAAGAATTAGCATCATTTATGCGGGAAACCGGTAGTGGACCAGATCATATTTCGCTTGATGGTGGCGAAGGCGGTTCAGGAGCAACTTATCAGGATCTTGCTGACAGTGTTGGTTTACCACTTCGATCATCCCTTATTCTTCTGGATGATGCATTAAAGAAATATGGTGTAAGAGATCGAGTGAAGATTATTGCATCTGGTAAAATTACAACACCTGATCGAGCTGCGATTGCCTTAGCAATGGGAGCCGACCTCGTTCAAATTGCACGAGGCTTTATGATATCAGTAGGTTGTATTATGGCACATAAATGCCATACAAATACATGTCCAGCGGGCGTTGCTACTACAGATAAGAAGTTGCAACAAGGACTTGTTGTAGAAGAAAAGAAATATCGCGTTACCAATTATATTTTGACTATGCGTGAAGGACTTTTCCGAATAGCATCGGCTGCTGGTCTTGACTCACCGACAAAGCTTGATCGCCAACATGTAGTTTACAAAGATGAGCGAGGTAGGGTTTTCACGATAGAATAA
- the thiI gene encoding tRNA uracil 4-sulfurtransferase ThiI, with protein MKWEKILVRYGELSTKGKNRKTFITQLRNNIKFSFIDLPNFKMTAERDRMFLTSKDDAEIQQLIERLPKIFGIQSFSPVASSTQEMDDILETALKIMKSLEHQDKTFRVTVKRTDKRFPLDTYELQRTVASHVLSNFPSLKVQMKDADIDLRIEVLSDAVYMMAEVIPGAGGMPLGSNGRSLLMLSGGIDSPVAGYMLLKRGVRLDAIHFHSPPFTSERSKEKVMDLANQLSHFGASVRLHVIPFTDIQQSIQAQIPDNVSMTTTRRMMMKIADLVREEIGALGIVTGESLGQVASQTLESLTAINAVTTTPIFRPLISSDKLDIIDIAQKIGTYETSILPYEDCCTIFTSSCPKTKPKLEKVEYYESFKDFDELIKEAVEKREVLSFPNSKKNDFENLL; from the coding sequence ATGAAATGGGAAAAAATATTAGTTAGATACGGTGAGTTATCAACAAAAGGGAAAAATAGGAAGACGTTTATTACGCAACTTCGAAACAATATAAAATTTTCTTTTATTGATTTGCCGAACTTTAAAATGACTGCAGAGAGAGATCGAATGTTTTTAACTTCAAAGGATGACGCTGAAATACAACAGCTTATTGAAAGATTACCGAAAATATTTGGTATACAATCCTTTAGTCCAGTTGCATCAAGCACACAGGAAATGGATGATATACTAGAAACTGCTTTGAAAATAATGAAAAGTTTAGAACACCAAGATAAAACTTTTAGAGTCACTGTGAAAAGAACAGATAAAAGATTTCCGTTGGATACGTATGAATTACAGCGAACTGTCGCAAGTCATGTGCTAAGTAATTTTCCAAGCTTAAAGGTACAAATGAAAGACGCAGATATTGACTTACGGATAGAGGTTTTATCAGATGCTGTCTATATGATGGCAGAAGTTATTCCGGGAGCAGGTGGAATGCCGCTTGGTTCCAATGGCCGTTCTTTGTTAATGCTTTCAGGAGGAATCGATAGTCCGGTTGCTGGTTATATGTTATTAAAACGAGGGGTACGTTTAGATGCAATTCATTTCCATAGTCCACCTTTTACAAGTGAACGCTCAAAAGAAAAAGTGATGGACTTAGCTAATCAGCTAAGTCACTTTGGAGCATCGGTGAGATTGCATGTCATTCCTTTTACAGATATTCAACAGAGTATTCAAGCTCAAATACCAGACAATGTATCGATGACGACAACAAGAAGAATGATGATGAAAATAGCAGACTTAGTAAGAGAAGAGATCGGTGCGTTAGGAATAGTTACTGGGGAAAGTTTAGGACAAGTTGCTAGTCAAACGTTAGAAAGTTTAACAGCCATTAATGCAGTAACAACTACACCTATTTTCAGACCATTAATTTCATCAGATAAACTTGACATTATTGATATTGCCCAAAAAATTGGAACATATGAAACGTCCATTTTACCATATGAAGATTGTTGTACGATATTTACTTCATCTTGTCCTAAAACAAAACCGAAACTTGAAAAAGTGGAGTACTATGAAAGCTTTAAGGATTTTGATGAACTAATAAAAGAAGCTGTGGAAAAGAGAGAAGTTTTGTCGTTTCCAAATAGTAAGAAAAACGATTTTGAAAATTTACTTTAA
- a CDS encoding alpha/beta-type small acid-soluble spore protein, whose product MTNNNSSNQLLVPGVKQAIDQMKYEIAQEFGVQLGPDASSRANGSVGGEITKRLVQQAQSQMNGYSK is encoded by the coding sequence ATGACAAACAATAACTCATCAAATCAACTTCTAGTACCAGGAGTAAAACAAGCGATTGACCAAATGAAATATGAAATTGCTCAAGAGTTTGGAGTACAACTTGGACCTGATGCATCATCGCGTGCCAACGGATCCGTAGGCGGAGAAATTACAAAGCGATTAGTGCAACAGGCTCAATCCCAAATGAATGGGTATAGCAAATAA
- a CDS encoding GAF domain-containing protein, whose translation MFTKTNYSQDLSANYTMLSKQLDALLTGEKNVIANLSNASALLNQFFDQINWVGFYLMENNELVLGPFQGLPACVRIPLAKGVCGSAASTKETVIVPDVHAFPGHIACDAASQSEIVVPIVKDGVLLGVLDIDSPIKERFSEQDKEGLEQFIQVLIAHI comes from the coding sequence ATGTTTACAAAAACGAATTATTCACAGGATTTATCGGCTAATTACACGATGTTATCGAAACAATTAGATGCCCTATTAACTGGAGAAAAAAATGTTATTGCAAATTTAAGTAATGCGTCGGCATTATTAAATCAATTTTTTGATCAAATTAATTGGGTTGGCTTTTACTTAATGGAAAATAACGAATTAGTATTGGGGCCATTCCAAGGATTACCTGCCTGTGTAAGAATACCTCTTGCTAAAGGTGTTTGTGGCTCAGCTGCCAGCACTAAAGAAACGGTCATCGTTCCTGATGTACATGCTTTTCCAGGACATATTGCATGCGATGCAGCATCTCAATCGGAAATCGTCGTACCTATTGTAAAAGATGGAGTTCTATTAGGTGTACTAGATATCGACAGTCCTATAAAAGAACGATTCTCCGAGCAAGATAAAGAAGGTTTAGAGCAATTCATTCAAGTTTTAATCGCACATATATAA
- a CDS encoding cysteine desulfurase family protein — MIYFDNSATTKAHKDIIDTFVLVNEKYWANPASIHEFGHQTNELLQTARTQVADVIKTAKEKVYFTSGGTESNNLAIFGLANKYKHRGNHVLISAIEHPSVLESAKELQLQGFNVEFIPVNKEGFISLDSIQSLLRPDTVLVSVMHVNNETGAIQPINEIATLIKSKSRAVFHMDAVQSFGKLVVNFEEQQVDAITISSHKIHGLKGSGVLVLKGSTEITPILYGGGQEFGVRSGTTSVPLAVCTAKTIRLANSNLEKNSMIMKSMTDDIVTFLQTFSSIKIISPEIRAPHIVSFSVRGVKGEVFINGLQKEDVIVSTSSACSSKQTKTSHVLKAMHLEDDYIKGVIRLSFSHLNSEEEVQQFKKIFTKVMNVIKGD, encoded by the coding sequence ATGATTTATTTTGATAATAGTGCGACAACGAAAGCTCATAAAGATATAATCGATACATTTGTATTGGTGAATGAAAAATATTGGGCAAATCCTGCGTCTATCCATGAGTTCGGTCATCAAACAAACGAATTATTACAAACGGCAAGAACACAAGTTGCTGATGTGATTAAAACAGCTAAAGAAAAAGTGTATTTCACTTCCGGGGGGACAGAATCGAATAATTTAGCTATATTTGGATTAGCTAATAAATATAAGCATCGTGGAAATCATGTACTTATTTCTGCAATTGAACATCCTTCTGTCCTAGAATCTGCGAAAGAGCTTCAACTGCAAGGATTTAATGTAGAATTTATCCCTGTCAATAAAGAAGGGTTTATCTCATTAGATTCTATCCAGTCACTTCTTCGTCCCGATACAGTTTTAGTAAGTGTCATGCATGTTAATAATGAAACTGGTGCCATCCAGCCAATTAATGAAATTGCTACTTTGATAAAGTCAAAAAGCAGAGCAGTTTTTCACATGGATGCTGTGCAAAGCTTTGGGAAATTGGTCGTTAACTTTGAGGAGCAACAGGTAGATGCAATAACTATTTCATCACATAAAATTCATGGCCTGAAAGGATCTGGAGTACTTGTTTTAAAAGGTTCTACGGAGATCACACCTATCCTTTATGGTGGAGGGCAAGAATTTGGTGTTAGAAGTGGAACAACATCCGTACCATTAGCTGTATGTACTGCAAAGACAATTCGACTAGCAAATTCTAATCTGGAAAAAAATAGTATGATTATGAAAAGCATGACAGACGATATCGTGACATTTTTACAAACTTTTTCTTCTATCAAAATCATTTCCCCGGAAATAAGAGCACCACATATTGTCTCTTTTTCGGTTCGTGGAGTGAAAGGAGAAGTATTTATAAATGGACTTCAAAAAGAAGATGTGATTGTCTCCACGAGTAGTGCATGTTCTTCCAAACAAACAAAAACAAGTCATGTGTTAAAAGCTATGCATTTAGAAGATGATTATATTAAAGGAGTCATCCGACTTAGTTTTTCTCATCTGAATTCGGAGGAAGAAGTACAGCAATTTAAAAAGATATTTACTAAAGTGATGAACGTAATTAAAGGAGACTAA
- the mbcS gene encoding acyl-CoA synthetase MbcS, translated as MNKQNLIAPNNYNLVSEFEKYSADEEKIALIWESDKGENKSCTYKQLIQRANKVANLFTKKGLQKGDVILIMVPRLIEAYEVYIAALKAGLVVIPSSEMLRAKDIEYRLIHSEAKAIIAYEPFLDQFDKVQHLDEKLLLVIGEGQGRWTSLTNEMTHESDQFQAVDTLKDDMAFLSYTSGTTGNPKGVVHTHGWAFAHLRTSGPNWLGIQEGDIVWATASPGWQKWIWSPFLATLGSGAIGYVYNGKFEPKIYLNKIQEKKVNVLCCTPTEYRIMAKTEGLSNFDLSSLHSAVSAGEPLNREVIETFDRLFSLEVRDGYGQTENTLLIGTMKGMESRIGSMGKPTPGNTVEIINEYGEVCAPGEVGDIAVHVETPALFKEYLKDPERTSMQFRGDYYITGDQAKKDEEGYFWFEGRGDDIIISSGYTIGPFEVEDALTKHPAVQECAVVGSPHELRGTIVKAFVVLREPLKQGAEELVKELQEHVKSMTAPYKYPREIEFIEELPKTTSGKIRRIDLRKREEMKK; from the coding sequence ATGAATAAACAAAATTTGATAGCACCAAACAATTACAATTTAGTTAGCGAATTTGAAAAATATAGCGCAGATGAAGAAAAGATAGCACTTATTTGGGAATCGGATAAAGGTGAAAATAAGTCATGTACATATAAACAATTAATACAAAGAGCAAATAAAGTGGCAAACTTATTTACAAAAAAAGGTCTTCAAAAGGGGGATGTCATTTTAATCATGGTTCCTCGCTTAATAGAGGCATATGAAGTATATATTGCTGCATTGAAAGCAGGTTTAGTAGTAATACCGAGTTCTGAAATGCTTCGGGCGAAAGATATTGAATATCGTCTTATACATAGTGAAGCAAAAGCTATTATTGCATATGAACCATTTCTAGATCAATTCGATAAAGTGCAGCATCTTGACGAGAAATTACTACTAGTAATTGGTGAAGGCCAAGGAAGATGGACATCTCTTACGAATGAAATGACACATGAATCTGACCAGTTTCAAGCAGTAGATACATTAAAAGACGATATGGCTTTTCTATCGTATACAAGTGGTACAACAGGAAACCCAAAAGGTGTCGTACATACACATGGTTGGGCTTTCGCACATTTACGAACGTCTGGTCCTAATTGGCTTGGTATTCAAGAAGGAGATATCGTTTGGGCAACTGCAAGTCCTGGATGGCAAAAATGGATATGGAGTCCTTTCCTTGCAACGTTAGGGAGTGGTGCGATTGGTTATGTGTATAATGGGAAATTTGAACCCAAAATATATTTAAATAAGATTCAAGAGAAAAAAGTAAATGTCCTTTGTTGCACTCCAACTGAATATCGAATAATGGCTAAAACAGAAGGATTATCGAACTTTGATCTTTCCTCTTTACATAGTGCTGTATCAGCTGGAGAACCATTAAACAGAGAGGTTATTGAAACATTTGATAGACTTTTTAGCTTGGAAGTTAGAGATGGCTATGGTCAAACGGAAAATACATTACTTATTGGAACGATGAAAGGAATGGAAAGTAGAATAGGCTCTATGGGGAAACCGACACCTGGAAATACAGTAGAAATAATAAATGAATATGGAGAAGTTTGCGCTCCTGGTGAAGTTGGAGATATTGCAGTACATGTAGAAACTCCTGCTCTATTTAAAGAATACTTGAAGGACCCAGAAAGAACTTCTATGCAATTTAGAGGAGATTACTATATTACTGGTGATCAAGCTAAAAAAGATGAAGAAGGATACTTCTGGTTTGAAGGTAGAGGAGACGACATTATTATAAGTTCCGGTTATACGATTGGACCATTTGAAGTGGAAGATGCACTTACAAAACATCCAGCTGTACAAGAATGTGCAGTAGTTGGAAGCCCACACGAACTACGCGGAACAATTGTAAAAGCATTTGTTGTTTTACGTGAGCCCTTAAAACAGGGGGCAGAGGAGTTAGTAAAGGAACTTCAAGAGCATGTTAAATCCATGACTGCCCCATACAAATATCCGCGTGAGATTGAGTTTATCGAAGAGTTGCCAAAAACAACTTCAGGTAAAATCAGACGTATTGATCTTAGAAAACGAGAAGAGATGAAAAAATAG
- the rarD gene encoding EamA family transporter RarD, translating into MQAEEKQGILIVAIAYIFWGFMPIYWKLLVNVSSDEILASRVIWSFIFTFFVVILSKNFKTLISDLKELWKNKKAFWSLVLASYLVTGNWFTYIYAVNAGYIVQSSLGYYINPLISVLLGIIFLKEKLSRAQQLSVAIAAAGVTILTVSYGEIPWIAVTLALTFAFYGFIKKSLTIDPLRGLTIETMFVFPVALIYFGYLLVTDQAVFFQSNASTMILLALTGVATAVPLVMFAKGTKTMPLYMSGFIQYFAPTIMLLVGIFVYHEKFSKIEFISFSFIWAALILFTISKIVEVRKNR; encoded by the coding sequence TTGCAAGCAGAAGAAAAACAAGGAATACTTATCGTAGCAATTGCATATATATTTTGGGGATTCATGCCGATTTATTGGAAGCTACTAGTTAATGTTTCAAGTGATGAAATACTTGCGAGTCGAGTGATTTGGTCATTTATTTTTACATTTTTCGTAGTTATCTTAAGCAAAAATTTTAAGACGTTGATAAGTGATTTAAAGGAGCTTTGGAAGAATAAAAAGGCTTTTTGGAGTCTCGTACTTGCTTCGTACTTAGTAACTGGAAATTGGTTTACTTACATATATGCAGTAAATGCAGGGTATATAGTACAATCGAGTTTAGGATATTACATAAACCCATTAATATCTGTACTTTTAGGCATTATCTTTTTAAAAGAAAAACTATCAAGGGCTCAACAACTTTCTGTAGCAATTGCAGCAGCTGGGGTTACTATCTTAACAGTTTCATATGGAGAAATTCCATGGATTGCTGTTACACTAGCTTTGACATTTGCTTTTTATGGCTTTATTAAAAAAAGTTTAACAATTGATCCATTAAGAGGCTTAACAATAGAAACAATGTTTGTTTTTCCAGTAGCACTTATTTATTTTGGATATTTATTAGTGACGGATCAAGCGGTTTTCTTTCAATCAAATGCTAGTACCATGATTTTACTAGCCTTAACTGGTGTAGCAACCGCGGTACCACTTGTGATGTTTGCAAAAGGAACGAAAACAATGCCACTTTATATGTCTGGCTTTATTCAATATTTTGCTCCAACTATTATGCTCCTAGTTGGCATCTTTGTTTATCATGAAAAGTTTAGCAAAATTGAATTTATCTCATTTTCATTTATTTGGGCAGCATTAATCTTATTTACTATTTCTAAAATTGTAGAAGTAAGAAAAAACAGGTAG